A single Desulfovibrio porci DNA region contains:
- a CDS encoding glycosyltransferase family protein: protein MARVLYGIHGTGHGHAMRGLTIARRLSRHEFLFVADDDAPKVLEAEFPVRRLPNLGTVFKNYKVDLGATIARAVPLLLHRRRYIDRVLRLMDEFRPDVCMTDLEYFVPRAAEQAGLPCLTLDHQHIITCCRHNLPPGMWWDALVQGLTPRYLFRPTAENLIISFYAPPVLPRYKARVAPPILRDSVLGLHPRDEGHVLVYQSNSTHRKLVDFLRAATDKTCYVYGYDRTEGREGNVVFMRKSEEGFLRLLEGCSYVIQGGGHTLMGEALYLGKPILTLPLKAMVEQRFNALYVERLHYGMQADMLSLEPELLRRFEARLPEFKAAIAAGNFCGNEMVFGLVDHFIRHGSLPTRGAPPVEEG from the coding sequence ATGGCGCGCGTACTTTACGGCATTCACGGCACCGGCCACGGGCACGCCATGCGGGGCCTGACCATTGCCCGTCGGCTTTCCCGCCACGAATTTCTTTTTGTGGCCGATGACGACGCCCCCAAGGTGCTGGAAGCGGAATTTCCTGTCCGCCGCCTGCCCAATCTGGGCACAGTGTTCAAAAACTACAAGGTGGACCTGGGGGCGACTATCGCCCGCGCCGTGCCCTTGCTCCTGCACCGGCGACGCTATATCGACCGGGTGCTGCGGCTCATGGACGAATTCAGGCCCGACGTCTGCATGACCGATCTGGAATACTTCGTGCCGCGCGCCGCCGAACAGGCGGGTCTGCCCTGTCTGACCCTGGATCATCAGCATATCATCACCTGCTGCCGCCACAATCTGCCGCCCGGCATGTGGTGGGACGCGTTGGTGCAGGGGTTGACCCCGCGCTATCTGTTCCGGCCCACGGCGGAAAACCTGATCATCTCTTTTTACGCGCCGCCGGTATTGCCGCGCTACAAGGCCCGCGTGGCCCCGCCCATCCTGCGCGACAGCGTGCTGGGCCTGCATCCCCGCGATGAGGGGCATGTGCTGGTCTACCAGAGCAATTCCACCCACAGGAAGCTGGTGGATTTTCTGCGCGCAGCCACGGACAAGACCTGCTATGTTTACGGCTATGACCGCACCGAAGGGCGCGAGGGCAATGTGGTCTTCATGCGCAAGAGCGAGGAGGGCTTTTTGCGGCTGCTGGAGGGCTGCTCCTATGTGATCCAGGGCGGCGGGCATACCCTGATGGGCGAGGCCCTGTATCTGGGCAAGCCCATTCTGACCCTGCCGCTCAAGGCCATGGTGGAACAACGCTTCAACGCTCTTTACGTGGAACGCCTGCATTACGGCATGCAGGCCGATATGCTCAGTCTGGAGCCGGAACTGCTGCGGCGTTTCGAGGCCCGGCTGCCGGAGTTCAAGGCCGCCATCGCGGCCGGAAATTTCTGCGGCAATGAAATGGTTTTTGGTCTGGTGGACCACTTCATCCGGCACGGCAGCCTGCCGACGCGCGGCGCACCGCCGGTGGAGGAAGGCTAG
- a CDS encoding glycosyltransferase, translating to MEQDFQSHPSGVAPVCNVTIPVFNRPRATRETILALRRTSQEIPFDITVVDNGSDPALVESLLALRERGVIDHLFLLPRNMGVACAANVGWEMVPAPVYMKLDNDTAMRRTRWLPGLLALWRHGRPQSNLGGAFNLDMLRRHPGAVNTPEGVLGVCPDNLPGQAVLIPKAVSDELGFWNEEYGVYGGEDGDYGLRMTCAGFPQYYYHGPDYFENLPEEDAQATYAARGIDKRRLHRELVVTDNLLPGKLFLNKILYASGVRSLKPMRRYEILDVADDCRVTVAERKEYRELRRDMAPHLAAVNRRFREHIMSFRPDPAAAQALRASLARHGQDGGATR from the coding sequence ATGGAACAGGACTTCCAGAGCCATCCGTCCGGCGTCGCGCCCGTCTGCAACGTGACCATTCCGGTCTTCAACCGTCCGCGCGCCACGCGCGAGACGATCCTCGCCCTGCGCCGGACCTCGCAGGAAATCCCCTTTGACATCACCGTGGTGGACAACGGCAGCGATCCCGCTCTGGTCGAAAGTCTTCTGGCGCTCAGAGAGCGCGGCGTCATCGACCATCTTTTTCTGCTGCCCCGCAACATGGGCGTGGCCTGTGCCGCCAATGTGGGCTGGGAAATGGTGCCCGCGCCCGTGTATATGAAGCTGGACAACGATACGGCCATGCGCCGGACGCGCTGGCTGCCCGGCCTGCTGGCCCTCTGGCGGCACGGCAGGCCGCAATCCAATCTGGGCGGGGCCTTCAATTTGGACATGCTGCGTCGGCATCCCGGCGCGGTGAACACGCCGGAGGGCGTGCTGGGCGTCTGCCCCGACAATCTGCCGGGCCAGGCCGTGCTGATCCCCAAAGCGGTTTCGGACGAACTGGGCTTCTGGAACGAGGAATACGGCGTCTACGGCGGCGAGGACGGCGACTACGGCCTGCGCATGACCTGCGCGGGCTTTCCGCAGTACTATTATCACGGGCCGGACTATTTCGAGAACCTGCCCGAAGAGGACGCCCAGGCCACCTATGCGGCCCGGGGCATCGACAAGCGGCGTTTGCACCGGGAGCTGGTGGTCACGGACAACCTGCTGCCGGGCAAACTCTTTCTGAATAAAATTCTTTATGCCTCGGGCGTGCGTTCGCTGAAACCCATGCGCCGCTATGAAATCCTCGACGTGGCGGACGACTGCCGCGTCACAGTGGCCGAACGCAAGGAATACCGCGAACTCCGGCGCGACATGGCTCCGCACCTTGCGGCCGTGAACCGCCGCTTCAGGGAACATATCATGTCCTTCCGGCCTGATCCGGCTGCGGCGCAGGCCCTCAGGGCCAGTCTGGCCCGGCACGGCCAGGACGGCGGCGCGACCCGGTGA